The DNA window CGACCGGCCCGTCGACGAGCTCTCCGGCGGGCAGCGGCAGCGGGTCTGGATCGCCCTGGTCCTCGCCCAGGACACCGACCTGCTGCTGCTCGACGAACCGACCACGTTCCTCGACCTCGCCCACCAGCTCGAGGTCCTCGACCTGCTCACCGACCTCAACGCGGACGGCCGCACGGTCGTCGCCGTGCTGCACGACCTCAACATGGCCTGCCGCTACGCCCATGAGATCGTCGCGATGCGGGACGGCGCGGTGGTCGCGCAGGGCCCACCCGCCGAGATCGTCGACGCCGGGCTGGTCGAGACGGTCTTCGGCGTCCGGGCCCGGGTCATCACCGACCCGACGACCGGCACTCCGCTCGTCCTGCCCGAACCGACGCATGGACGGCCCCGGCATCCGGTTGTCTACTGAGACCCATGACCGGTTACCGCATCGCGCTCATCCCCGGCGACGGCATCGGCGCCGAAGTGCTTCCCCCGGCCCGTGCGCTGCTCGACGCGGCCGGCCGCCGGCACGGCGTCACCTTCGCCTACGACACGTTCGACTGGTCCTGCCGGCGCTACCTCGCCGAGGGCGCGATGATGCCGGACGACGGGCTGCGGCAGATCCGCGGGCACGACGCCGTCCTGCTGGGGGCCGTGGGCTGGCCCGGCGTGCCCGACCACGTCTCGCTGTGGGGTCTGCTCATCCCGATCCGGCGGGCGTTCCGGCAGTACGTCAACCTGCGCCCGATCAAGGTGCTCGACGGCGTGCCGAGCCCGCTGCGTGACGCCACCGGCGTGGACCTGGTCGTCGTCCGGGAGAACGTGGAGGGGGAGTACTCCGAGATCGGCGGCCGGCTCGGCCGCGGCACCGAGGACGAGCTCGCGGTCCAGGAGGCGGTCTTCACCCGCCGGGGCGTCACCCGCGTCGTCGAGTACGCCTACACGCTCGCCGAGAGCCGCGGCAACCACGTGACGTCGGCGACCAAGAGCAACGGGATCGTGCACACCATGCCGTTCTGGGACGAGCTGGTGGCGGAGGTCGCCGAGCGTCATCCGGGGGTCCGGTCGGACAAGGAGCACATCGACGCGCTCGCCGCCAAGCTGGTCCTCGCGCCGGAGCGGTTCGACGTGATCGTCGGCTCCAACCTGTTCGGCGACATCCTCAGCGACCTGGCCGCGGCCGTGGCCGGCAGCATCGGCGTCGCGCCCGCGGCCAACCTGGATCCGTCCCGGGAGTTCCCGTCCATGTTCGAGCCGGTGCACGGCTCGGCGCCGGACATCGCCGGGCGGGGCACGGCGAACCCGGTGGGCGCGATGTGGTCGGCGGCGATGATGCTCGATCACCTCGGCCACCCGGAAGCCGCTGCGGATCTGCTCGCCGCCGTCTTCGGCGTCCTGGCCGACGGCGTCAGCACCGCCGACCTGGGCGGCACGGCCGACACCGCCGCTTTTACCCGCGCGGCGCTGGACCGGCTCGGCGCCGCCTGAAACATTTATGAAATCCACTGTTGACATCAGTTAACAACCCTGACGATGCTGTGAGAGCGCTCTCACGGCTGCTGGCCGTGGGACGGCGCCGGCGAACGTCCCCTTCGCCGCCACCAGCCACGCGGCCGCTTCCCCGAGCCTGCCGGGTGTGCCTGGACAGAGCTGAGGAGTTGGCTTGCGTACCAGACTGAGATGGCTGACCGCCGTCGCCGCGCTCGCGCTGGCGTCCCCGATCGTGGCCGTGACCACGCCCGCGTCGGCGGCGTCGCCCGCCGTGCTCCCCCTGACCGTCACCAACAACACCGGCCGCGGCGACGCCGTGTTCCTCTACGTCATCGGCACCATGAACGGGCGCTGGGGTTACGTCAACAGCGGCGGCGCGTTCACGCCCTGGCCGGCCGGTGGCCTCCCGCCCGTGCCCGCCCCGGACGTGTCGATGGCCGGGCCCGGCAACGGCGGGACCACGACGATCCGTATCCCCAAGGGCCTGTCCGGCCGCGTCTACATGGCGATGGGCGACAAGATCAAATTCTTCATCACCCCGGACGGCTTCGTCCAGCCCGCGCCGTGGGCGTCCGGCGACCCGAACTACAACGTCCTCTTCGACACCAGCGAATTCACCTTCAACGACGCCGGGCTGTGGCTGAACAGCTCACAGGTCGACTTCTTCGGCATCCCGCACGCTGTCACCGTGACCAACGGCGCCGGGCAGACCAAACGCACCGGCGACGTGGTCAGCGACGGCCGCAACAAGGTCATCAACGCGATCAAGGCGCAGCCGGGCTGGCAGGACTCGGTGATCACCCGCGTCGACGGCACCGTGCTGCGGGTGCTCGCGCCCGGCAAGGCCACCGACGCCGGGAAGTTCCCCGCGAACTACCTCGACTCCTACATCACCGCGGCGTGGAGCGCGTACACCAGCAAGACGCTGACCGTCGTACCGCGCCAGAACGAGCCGAACCGCCGGTTCTTCGGCCGGACCGTCGGCAACACCATGCGCTTCACCGACAGCAGCGGCGCCGAGGTCGCGACCGTCGACAAGCCCAGCACCGCCAACGTCTGGGGCTGCGACGGCGTCTTCAACGCCCCCAACGTGGCGCCGTTCATCCAGAGCGAGGTGCGACGGACCATCTGCACGGCATTGGTACGGGGGACGCTCGGCCCGTCCACCCAGGAGCCGGTGTACGACGCCAACGCGTTCTACAAGAACAGCGCGCCGAACCACTACTCCCGGATCATCCACGCGAACATGGTCGACGGTAAGGCCTACGGCTTCGCCTACGACGACGTCGGCGGGTTCGAGTCACTGGTCCACGACGGCGACCCGCAGCAGGCCGGCATCGTGATGAGCCCGTTCGGCGCGGGCGGGAACCCGCCGGCCACCGGCAACCGGATCCTCAGCAACTGGAACAACAAGTGCGTCGACGTGAACAACGCGAACTTCTCCGACGGGGTGCCGCTGCAGGTCTGGACCTGCAACAACACCGCCGCGCAGGCGTGGACGTTCAGCGGTGGCACGATCAGCACGCAGAGCAACAAGTGCATGGACGTCGCCTGGGGCTCACGGGACAACGGCGCGGTCATCCAGATCGCCACCTGCAGCGGGAACCCGGCACAGCAGTTCGTGCTCAGCGCGGCCGGTGACCTGGTCAACCCGCAGGCCAACAAGTGCGTCGACATCGCGGAGTGGAACCCGAACGACGGCGCCCGCCTGCACCTCTGGGACTGCGTCGGCGGCGCGAACCAGAAGTGGCGCCGGGGCTGATCTCGAGTTGATCCCGGACGGGTTGTCGCGCTCAGCGTGACCCGTCCGGGCCGGCCCGGTGGTAGGGGAGGCCCTACCCTGAACCCGGGGGACGGCTTCATGGTCGTCCCTGAGCAGTATAAATAGGCTGCTCTCATGATCAACTCCTTGGTGGGCGCGGCTCCGGCGATCTCGGTGCACGGGCTGAGCCGCACCTACGGCACCGGCCCGGCGGCGGTCCGCGCCGCCGACGGCATCGACATCGACTTCCCCCGGGGCACATGGACCGCGGTGATGGGACCCTCCGGCTCGGGCAAATCGACACTGCTGCACTGCGCGGCGGGACTGGAACGGCCCGACAGCGGCCGGATCGTGCTCGACGACACGGACATCGCGACCCTCGATGACGACGCGCTGGCCGCACTGCGGCGTACCCGGATCGGTTTCGTCTTTCAGAGCTTCAACCTGGTCGGCTCGCTGACCGCGGAACAGAACGTGGCGCTGCCGTTGCGCCTGGCGGGCCGCCGGCCCGAAGCCGGCCTGATCCGCGACGCGCTCGCGGCGGTGGGGCTGGCCGAGCGGCGCCGCAGCAAACCGCGCGAGCTCTCCGGCGGCCAGCAACAGCGGGTCGCCGTCGCACGTGCGCTGGTCACCCGGCCCGATGTGCTCTTCGCCGACGAGCCCACCGGCGCGCTCGACACCGGCTCGGCCCGTGCGGTCCTGGACCTGCTCCGTCGTGCCGCCGACGCCGGGCAGACGATCGTGATGGTGACCCATGATCCGGTCGCGGCGGCCCGCGCCGACCTCGTCGTGTTCCTGCGGGACGGTCGCATCGTGGACCGGATCGCCGGCCCCGATGTCCGTGAGGTCACCGACCGGCTCGTCGGCCTGGAGGCCTGACATGATGCGACTGAGCTGGGCCGGGTTCCGCGACCGTTGGACCCTCTTCGCCGGCGCCACGCTGACCGTCTGCCTCGGTGTCGCGCTGGTGCAGTCCTCGCTGCTGCTGCTCGTGACGGCGGCGACCCGTACCCCGCCCGCCGGCGCCTCGCCGAACGCGCGGATGCGATTCGCCGAGAGCAACGAGGCCCTGGTGGCGCTGCTGGCCGTCAGCCTGGGATTCGCCGCGCTGCTGGCGGTGTTCATCATCGCCTCCACCTTCGCGTTCGCCGTCGAGCAGCGTCGCCGTGAACTGGCGCTGCTGCGGGTCGCTGGTGCCACCCGCCGGCACCTGCGGCGGCTGCTGCTCGGCGAGGCTCTGCTGCTGGGTGGCCTCGGCACGCTGGCCGGGATCCCCGCCGGCGTCGCCGCGACGGCCGTGCAGACCGGCCTGCTGCACCGGCTGAATCTCGCGCCTGACGGGTTCACCGGCCACTGGCAGGGCTGGATCGTCGCCGTCTCGGCGGCGACCGGCCCGCTGCTTGCCGTCACCGGTGTGCTGCTCGCGGCTCGCCGAGCAGGCCGCATCCGGCCCTTGGCCGCACTGCGTGACGCCGAGGACGTCGTCAGCGCCGTGCCCGTGGGGAGATGGGCGCTCGGGCTGGTCCTCGCCGTGGGCGCGCTCGTGCTGGCCGGGCTGGCGCCCGTCGGTGGCGCGACCGGCGGCCAGGCGATGGCCACCAGCGTCAGCGTCTGTGCGGTGATCGCGCTGAGTCTGCTCGGCCCGGCTCTGGTGCGCGCAATGGCGCGGCTCGTGCCGGGCCGTGGCGCCGGCGTCGCCGGGCTGCTCGCGGTCGCGAACCTGCGGGACGACGCCCGCCGGGCCGCCTCGGTCGCGGCGCCACTGCTCGTGCTGACCGGTCTGCTGCTCGGGCAGGCCGGCGCCGCGTCGTCGTTCGCTGCGGCAGGCCGCGCGGAGCAGCACCGCGACACGCGCGCCGATCTGGTGGTCGAGGGCGCCGCCGGCCTGCCGGCCACGCCGGGCGTCGCCGCCACCGCCGCCGAGGCGCAGCTGCCCGTCGCCCTGACCACGGGCAGAGGTGAGCTCGCCTACACCAGGATCACCTCCGCCC is part of the Actinoplanes missouriensis 431 genome and encodes:
- a CDS encoding ABC transporter ATP-binding protein, whose product is MTDLRATGLGLAYDGRAVVTGLDLRIAPGKITAVVGPNACGKSTLLRGLARLMRPESGTVLLGGADIHRLPTREVATRIGVLPQQPVAPDGITVADLVARGRQPHQKWLRQWTPADEQAVTAALAATGITALADRPVDELSGGQRQRVWIALVLAQDTDLLLLDEPTTFLDLAHQLEVLDLLTDLNADGRTVVAVLHDLNMACRYAHEIVAMRDGAVVAQGPPAEIVDAGLVETVFGVRARVITDPTTGTPLVLPEPTHGRPRHPVVY
- a CDS encoding tartrate dehydrogenase, with translation MTGYRIALIPGDGIGAEVLPPARALLDAAGRRHGVTFAYDTFDWSCRRYLAEGAMMPDDGLRQIRGHDAVLLGAVGWPGVPDHVSLWGLLIPIRRAFRQYVNLRPIKVLDGVPSPLRDATGVDLVVVRENVEGEYSEIGGRLGRGTEDELAVQEAVFTRRGVTRVVEYAYTLAESRGNHVTSATKSNGIVHTMPFWDELVAEVAERHPGVRSDKEHIDALAAKLVLAPERFDVIVGSNLFGDILSDLAAAVAGSIGVAPAANLDPSREFPSMFEPVHGSAPDIAGRGTANPVGAMWSAAMMLDHLGHPEAAADLLAAVFGVLADGVSTADLGGTADTAAFTRAALDRLGAA
- a CDS encoding beta-1,3-glucanase family protein, whose translation is MRTRLRWLTAVAALALASPIVAVTTPASAASPAVLPLTVTNNTGRGDAVFLYVIGTMNGRWGYVNSGGAFTPWPAGGLPPVPAPDVSMAGPGNGGTTTIRIPKGLSGRVYMAMGDKIKFFITPDGFVQPAPWASGDPNYNVLFDTSEFTFNDAGLWLNSSQVDFFGIPHAVTVTNGAGQTKRTGDVVSDGRNKVINAIKAQPGWQDSVITRVDGTVLRVLAPGKATDAGKFPANYLDSYITAAWSAYTSKTLTVVPRQNEPNRRFFGRTVGNTMRFTDSSGAEVATVDKPSTANVWGCDGVFNAPNVAPFIQSEVRRTICTALVRGTLGPSTQEPVYDANAFYKNSAPNHYSRIIHANMVDGKAYGFAYDDVGGFESLVHDGDPQQAGIVMSPFGAGGNPPATGNRILSNWNNKCVDVNNANFSDGVPLQVWTCNNTAAQAWTFSGGTISTQSNKCMDVAWGSRDNGAVIQIATCSGNPAQQFVLSAAGDLVNPQANKCVDIAEWNPNDGARLHLWDCVGGANQKWRRG
- a CDS encoding ABC transporter ATP-binding protein; translation: MINSLVGAAPAISVHGLSRTYGTGPAAVRAADGIDIDFPRGTWTAVMGPSGSGKSTLLHCAAGLERPDSGRIVLDDTDIATLDDDALAALRRTRIGFVFQSFNLVGSLTAEQNVALPLRLAGRRPEAGLIRDALAAVGLAERRRSKPRELSGGQQQRVAVARALVTRPDVLFADEPTGALDTGSARAVLDLLRRAADAGQTIVMVTHDPVAAARADLVVFLRDGRIVDRIAGPDVREVTDRLVGLEA
- a CDS encoding ABC transporter permease codes for the protein MMRLSWAGFRDRWTLFAGATLTVCLGVALVQSSLLLLVTAATRTPPAGASPNARMRFAESNEALVALLAVSLGFAALLAVFIIASTFAFAVEQRRRELALLRVAGATRRHLRRLLLGEALLLGGLGTLAGIPAGVAATAVQTGLLHRLNLAPDGFTGHWQGWIVAVSAATGPLLAVTGVLLAARRAGRIRPLAALRDAEDVVSAVPVGRWALGLVLAVGALVLAGLAPVGGATGGQAMATSVSVCAVIALSLLGPALVRAMARLVPGRGAGVAGLLAVANLRDDARRAASVAAPLLVLTGLLLGQAGAASSFAAAGRAEQHRDTRADLVVEGAAGLPATPGVAATAAEAQLPVALTTGRGELAYTRITSALVVDASAYARVHPLAGDLSALRGAAVAAGPGADGFAPGDTVGIRVGDTDLGPLPVVAAVPQQIGGGATVLLPVGLLTADQLSDANWRSFVTLDPAADVRAVADALRTIGPVRTTDDWLRQDGTARSAASTGVLIAVMGLGVVYALVGVVNAIVITVAARRREFAAVRAAGFTRAQVIRIAITESALTTAIGLTLGAVAAGGTLLAVLLTTGAVSGAATLDLPWSLIAVVVVGGFMITGATSAVASFAATRDRPVAVLAARE